From Synoicihabitans lomoniglobus, the proteins below share one genomic window:
- a CDS encoding type I restriction endonuclease subunit R: MAFNEDSRVKIPAILHLTRLGYSYVSLKGATWDASSNIFPSVFKTALLRINPDAVSEDIDRTLQETSLLLDNEDLGKAFHERLLSTTGIKLVDFENFDRNCFQVVTELPCINGDEEFRPDITLLVNGMPLVFIEVKKPNNREGILAERNRIAVRCQNPKFRRFVNITQLMMFSNNMEYDDESHEPIEGAFYASTDYENPSFNYFREENQSALPALPPLDSATENLVLTDNNLQSLKHAPEYATNCNPDSPTNRLSTSLFCRSRLAFLLRYGFAFVRDQNGFEKHIMRYPQIFATHAIETKIESGTRKGIIWHTQGSGKTALAFYNVKHLTDYYQGKGVIPKFYFIVDRIDLLIQAAREFRNRGLMVHEVDSRDEFARDIKSTQAIHNDSGKLEITVVNIQKFADDPSVVSASDYDIRLQRIYFLDEVHRSYNPTGSFLANLTESDPHAIKIGLTGTPLLGDDFNSKKLFGDYIHKYYYNASIKDGYTLRLIREEIETEYKLQLAKTMEEIEILRGSGNREFVYSHEKFVEPMLDYIVSDFEAARLMHDDTGIGAMVICDSSAQAKKMHEIFVAKYPPAQTAPGSTIPFAPAQLHEEPLQAAEDPGSYGAQKKHQRAVKTAALILHDVGTKDSRKQQVEDFKEGKIDLLFVYNMLLTGFDSRRLKKLYLGRLIKAHNLLQALTRVNRTYKSFRYGYVVDFADITTEFEKTNQAYFKELQSELGDEMEHYSDLFKTKAEIEADIDTIKDALWEFDTLNAEIFSQQITQIQDRGQMLAIVKALNTARELYNVIRLSGRYELLESLDFKKVNQLATEAQNHLNLLNQKIALEDGHDNTSILNVALESVLFTFRKISEDELRIADELKEILRKTREVLLGNFDPRDPVFVSLKDELERLFRKKKLSEITQDEMSANIEALNAIHAQARELERKNQLLRAKYAHDAKYARIHKRLMEKGDLNTSERKLFEALTAFKAQADAKILQNAQLLNNPAYTEKELLRLVAQQFNAARGFSLDATSLKALNGLILKEYLDEFHGKIPA; encoded by the coding sequence GTGGCCTTTAACGAAGACTCTAGAGTCAAAATTCCCGCTATTCTCCACCTCACGCGGCTGGGGTATTCGTATGTTTCGCTGAAGGGGGCGACGTGGGACGCGAGCTCCAACATCTTTCCAAGTGTCTTTAAGACGGCGCTTCTCCGGATCAATCCGGACGCCGTCTCCGAAGACATTGATCGCACGCTTCAGGAGACTTCTTTGCTTTTGGATAACGAGGATTTGGGCAAAGCCTTCCACGAGCGTCTACTCAGCACCACGGGAATTAAGCTCGTCGATTTCGAGAACTTCGATCGGAACTGTTTTCAAGTCGTTACCGAGCTGCCCTGCATTAACGGGGATGAGGAATTCCGCCCCGACATTACGCTTTTGGTCAACGGCATGCCGCTGGTCTTCATTGAGGTTAAAAAACCGAACAACCGGGAGGGCATCCTGGCCGAGCGCAATCGCATCGCGGTGCGCTGCCAGAACCCGAAATTCCGCCGCTTCGTCAATATCACGCAACTGATGATGTTCTCCAACAACATGGAGTATGATGATGAATCCCATGAGCCGATCGAGGGAGCATTCTACGCCTCAACCGACTACGAAAACCCAAGTTTTAACTACTTTCGCGAAGAGAACCAATCCGCTCTGCCAGCGCTGCCGCCCTTGGATTCCGCGACCGAGAACTTGGTTCTGACGGACAACAACCTCCAATCGCTCAAGCACGCGCCCGAATACGCCACCAACTGCAATCCCGATTCGCCGACCAACCGCCTCAGCACCTCGCTCTTCTGCAGGTCGCGTCTCGCGTTTCTCCTTCGCTATGGCTTCGCCTTCGTCCGCGATCAGAATGGCTTCGAGAAGCACATCATGCGTTACCCGCAGATTTTCGCGACGCATGCCATCGAAACCAAGATTGAGAGCGGCACGCGAAAAGGGATCATCTGGCACACTCAGGGCAGCGGCAAGACGGCCCTGGCTTTCTATAACGTCAAGCACCTCACCGACTACTATCAGGGCAAGGGCGTTATCCCCAAATTCTATTTCATCGTCGACCGCATAGATCTACTCATCCAAGCCGCTCGAGAATTCCGCAATCGTGGTCTCATGGTCCACGAGGTCGACTCAAGGGACGAGTTTGCGCGGGACATCAAATCGACCCAGGCCATCCACAACGACTCCGGGAAACTGGAGATCACTGTCGTCAACATTCAGAAGTTTGCCGACGACCCCAGCGTCGTCTCCGCCTCGGATTACGATATCCGTCTCCAGCGCATCTACTTCCTCGACGAAGTCCATCGCAGCTACAATCCCACGGGCAGTTTCCTCGCCAATCTCACCGAGTCCGATCCCCACGCTATCAAGATTGGGCTCACCGGCACCCCGCTACTCGGTGACGACTTCAACTCCAAAAAGCTCTTCGGCGACTACATCCACAAATACTACTACAACGCCTCGATCAAAGACGGCTACACGCTTCGCCTCATCCGCGAGGAGATCGAAACCGAGTATAAACTCCAGCTCGCCAAGACTATGGAGGAAATCGAAATCCTCCGGGGCAGCGGCAACCGGGAGTTCGTCTACTCACACGAGAAATTCGTCGAGCCTATGCTGGATTATATCGTCAGCGACTTTGAGGCCGCTCGCCTGATGCACGACGATACCGGCATCGGGGCCATGGTGATCTGCGACTCATCCGCCCAGGCCAAAAAGATGCACGAGATTTTCGTCGCGAAATATCCTCCCGCGCAAACGGCGCCCGGTTCGACCATTCCGTTCGCACCTGCGCAGCTGCATGAGGAGCCCCTTCAAGCCGCCGAAGACCCCGGCTCCTACGGAGCGCAGAAAAAACACCAACGCGCCGTCAAGACCGCCGCTCTCATCCTCCACGACGTCGGCACCAAGGACTCGCGCAAACAACAGGTCGAAGACTTCAAAGAGGGCAAAATCGACCTGCTCTTCGTCTATAACATGCTCCTGACGGGCTTCGATTCACGCCGACTCAAAAAGCTCTATCTCGGTCGGCTCATCAAGGCGCACAATCTCCTGCAGGCGCTCACTCGCGTTAACCGCACCTATAAATCCTTTCGCTACGGCTACGTGGTCGATTTTGCCGACATCACCACCGAGTTCGAGAAGACCAACCAAGCCTACTTCAAGGAGCTGCAGAGCGAGCTGGGTGACGAGATGGAGCACTACTCCGATCTCTTTAAAACCAAGGCGGAAATCGAGGCCGACATCGATACCATCAAAGACGCGCTCTGGGAGTTCGACACCCTCAACGCGGAAATCTTCTCCCAGCAGATCACGCAGATTCAGGATCGCGGCCAGATGCTCGCCATTGTCAAGGCGCTCAACACCGCCCGCGAGCTTTACAACGTCATCCGGCTTTCCGGTCGCTACGAACTGCTCGAATCCCTCGACTTCAAAAAAGTCAATCAGCTCGCCACCGAGGCGCAGAACCACCTCAACCTGCTCAATCAGAAGATCGCGCTCGAAGACGGCCACGACAATACCAGCATCCTCAACGTCGCCCTCGAGAGCGTGCTCTTCACCTTCCGCAAGATTTCCGAGGACGAGCTGCGCATTGCCGACGAGTTGAAGGAGATCCTGCGCAAGACCCGTGAAGTCCTGCTCGGCAACTTCGACCCGCGCGACCCGGTGTTCGTCTCTCTCAAGGACGAGCTCGAACGCCTCTTTAGGAAAAAGAAGCTCAGCGAGATTACCCAGGACGAGATGTCGGCCAACATTGAGGCGCTCAACGCCATCCATGCCCAAGCCCGCGAACTCGAGCGCAAAAACCAGCTCCTACGCGCCAAATACGCCCACGACGCCAAATATGCCCGTATCCACAAGCGGCTCATGGAAAAGGGCGACCTCAACACCAGCGAGCGCAAGCTGTTCGAGGCCCTCACCGCCTTCAAGGCTCAGGCCGACGCCAAGATTCTCCAAAACGCCCAACTGCTCAACAATCCGGCTTACACCGAAAAAGAGTTACTCCGTCTCGTCGCCCAACAATTCAACGCCGCGCGTGGCTTCTCCCTCGATGCCACGAGCTTGAAAGCTCTCAATGGCCTGATCTTGAAAGAATACCTCGACGAATTTCACGGTAAAATCCCTGCATGA